The proteins below are encoded in one region of Halococcus sediminicola:
- a CDS encoding acetamidase/formamidase family protein — protein sequence MAQREIQQELTVDQYTLGLVGPDQEWAGTVADGGTIRTHTPPACWGPMITPDFRGGHEVTRPIAVENAEVGDAIALTIEDVEVTSVATSTGSMREREEAFGDDPFVDHRCPECGTEWPASIIEGTGEDAIKCAECGANASSFGFEFGYTVAFDEERSVGLTMDDAAAEELAENAREAMAIPENSRQHPILLYKPSGMAGTLGHLRPFIGNVGTTPPIELPDSHNAGDFGQFLIGADHDWGLPDEEALAERTDGHMDVNAVREGAVLVCPVKVDGGGVYVGDLHANQGDGELSLHTTDVSGRTELGIEVIKGLDIDGPLLLPNEEDLPHISKPYTDAERETGRALADEHGVEMAEAMGPIQVIGSGETINAATENAFDRAGDLLDMSEGEIRGRCTFTGGVEIGRLPGVVQLTMLAPMDRLDERGIGELVREQYDL from the coding sequence ATGGCACAACGCGAAATTCAGCAGGAACTCACCGTCGACCAGTACACGCTCGGGCTAGTTGGACCCGACCAGGAGTGGGCCGGCACCGTCGCCGACGGCGGCACGATTCGCACGCACACGCCGCCAGCGTGCTGGGGACCGATGATAACGCCCGATTTCAGGGGTGGTCACGAGGTGACGCGACCCATCGCCGTCGAGAACGCCGAGGTGGGTGATGCGATCGCACTCACGATCGAAGACGTCGAGGTGACGAGCGTCGCGACGAGTACGGGTAGCATGCGAGAGCGCGAAGAAGCGTTCGGCGACGATCCGTTCGTCGACCACCGCTGTCCCGAATGCGGCACCGAATGGCCCGCAAGCATCATCGAGGGCACGGGCGAGGATGCCATCAAATGCGCCGAGTGCGGTGCGAACGCCTCCTCGTTCGGGTTCGAGTTCGGCTACACCGTGGCCTTCGATGAGGAGCGGAGTGTGGGGCTGACGATGGACGACGCGGCGGCCGAAGAGCTCGCCGAGAACGCCCGCGAGGCGATGGCCATCCCGGAGAACTCCCGCCAGCATCCGATACTCCTCTACAAGCCCTCCGGAATGGCCGGCACGCTCGGGCATCTCCGTCCCTTTATCGGCAACGTCGGCACTACCCCACCCATCGAACTGCCCGACTCGCACAACGCCGGCGACTTCGGCCAGTTCCTCATTGGGGCCGACCACGATTGGGGGCTCCCGGACGAGGAAGCGCTCGCCGAGCGCACGGACGGCCACATGGACGTCAACGCCGTCCGCGAGGGCGCGGTGCTCGTCTGCCCGGTGAAGGTCGACGGCGGCGGGGTCTACGTCGGCGACCTGCACGCCAATCAGGGCGACGGCGAACTGTCGCTGCACACGACGGACGTGAGCGGGCGCACCGAACTCGGCATCGAGGTCATCAAGGGTCTCGATATCGACGGGCCGCTCTTGCTCCCCAACGAGGAGGACCTGCCACACATCAGCAAACCCTACACCGACGCCGAACGCGAGACCGGGCGCGCGCTCGCCGACGAGCACGGCGTCGAGATGGCCGAAGCAATGGGACCGATACAGGTCATCGGCAGCGGCGAGACGATCAACGCCGCGACCGAGAACGCCTTCGACCGCGCGGGCGACCTGCTCGACATGTCCGAGGGCGAGATTCGAGGCCGATGCACCTTCACCGGCGGCGTCGAGATCGGTCGCCTGCCGGGTGTCGTGCAACTCACGATGCTCGCGCCGATGGACCGCCTCGACGAGCGCGGCATCGGGGAACTGGTGAGAGAGCAGTACGACCTCTAA
- a CDS encoding PHP-associated domain-containing protein: MTRTATVAIDPHVHSEGSYDGREPVELLLEHAEDIGLDGIVVTDHDAIGESLRAADLAADYGLLGIPGVEVSTRAGHLLAIGVEERPKRGLSLAKTVECVRESGGVAIVPHPFQRSRHGVRKKNLTDCDAIEVYNSMVFTGYRNRRARAFATAREYPKVGASDAHFLPNVGRAYTEIRIDLDAAAFGVGDIDGRAVIDAIRRGATEIRGRRTPIHRSARQYAKGALRKGTYLATSQVPFLPTVPASMSES, translated from the coding sequence ATGACGCGGACGGCTACGGTCGCCATCGACCCGCACGTCCACTCCGAGGGTTCGTACGACGGCCGGGAACCGGTGGAGCTGCTCCTCGAACACGCCGAAGACATCGGTCTCGACGGCATCGTCGTCACCGATCACGACGCCATCGGGGAATCGCTACGCGCGGCCGACCTCGCCGCCGACTACGGACTGTTGGGGATTCCCGGCGTCGAGGTATCGACCCGCGCGGGCCACCTGCTCGCCATCGGCGTCGAAGAGCGGCCGAAGCGCGGGCTGTCGCTCGCAAAGACCGTCGAGTGCGTCCGCGAATCCGGCGGCGTCGCGATCGTCCCACATCCCTTCCAGCGGAGTCGCCACGGGGTTCGGAAGAAGAACCTCACCGACTGTGACGCCATCGAGGTCTACAACTCGATGGTCTTTACCGGCTATCGCAACCGCCGGGCGAGGGCCTTCGCCACCGCGCGGGAGTATCCGAAGGTCGGCGCGAGCGACGCGCACTTCCTGCCGAACGTGGGCCGGGCGTACACCGAAATCCGCATCGACCTCGACGCGGCCGCGTTCGGGGTGGGCGACATCGACGGTCGAGCAGTCATCGATGCCATTCGACGGGGTGCGACCGAAATCCGAGGCCGACGAACGCCGATTCACCGCAGCGCGCGCCAGTACGCGAAGGGTGCGCTCCGCAAGGGCACCTATCTCGCCACCTCGCAGGTCCCCTTTCTCCCGACCGTCCCGGCCTCGATGAGCGAGTCGTGA
- a CDS encoding 30S ribosomal protein S15: MARMHTRRRGSSGSDKPVADDPPEWSDVDSDAVENRIVELAEQGHSPSEIGLKLRDEGVQGTPVPNVQLATGKKVTEVLEGHDASADLPEDLRNLMERAVGLREHMAANPNDAQNKRALQNTEAKVRRLADYYRGDALDADFQYTYEHAQELL; the protein is encoded by the coding sequence ATGGCACGAATGCATACACGACGCCGCGGCTCGTCCGGTTCGGACAAGCCCGTGGCAGACGACCCGCCGGAGTGGAGCGACGTCGACAGCGATGCGGTCGAAAACCGCATCGTCGAACTCGCCGAGCAGGGCCACAGCCCGAGCGAGATCGGTCTCAAACTCCGCGACGAGGGTGTACAGGGCACGCCGGTGCCGAACGTCCAACTGGCGACCGGCAAGAAAGTCACCGAGGTCCTCGAAGGACACGACGCGAGCGCCGACCTGCCCGAGGACCTCCGGAACCTGATGGAGCGGGCGGTCGGGCTGCGCGAGCACATGGCCGCGAACCCGAACGACGCCCAGAACAAGCGCGCACTCCAGAACACGGAGGCGAAGGTCCGCCGGCTCGCCGACTACTACCGCGGCGACGCGCTCGATGCGGACTTCCAGTACACCTACGAGCACGCACAGGAACTCCTGTAG
- a CDS encoding KEOPS complex subunit Pcc1, whose translation MKRARLRTDSADGRIVAAALEPDNTTEMETVVDGDTIETTFERERTGGLRSTIDDYVVNLSVAERVVQMANEHSDQPNSDTANNDTS comes from the coding sequence ATGAAGCGCGCACGGCTGCGGACGGACTCCGCGGATGGAAGAATCGTCGCGGCGGCACTCGAACCGGACAACACGACGGAGATGGAGACGGTTGTCGATGGCGACACCATTGAGACGACGTTCGAACGCGAGCGCACAGGAGGACTGCGCTCGACGATCGACGATTACGTCGTCAACCTCTCGGTGGCCGAACGAGTCGTACAGATGGCGAACGAACACAGCGACCAACCGAACAGCGACACAGCGAACAACGACACATCATGA
- a CDS encoding 30S ribosomal protein S3ae, whose protein sequence is MSERSVSRQQQTKRWYTVFAPESFDRAELGETPADEPNAVLDRTIETTLGELTDDAGANNIKLTFRITDVGSDAAYTEFEKHELTRDYLGSLVRRGASKVAAYLTVRTSDDYRVRIQPVAFTTKNADDSQEKAIRKRMTELVREAASERTFEELTDSVTQGRLSSAIYGEARTIYPLRRVEIGKLALDAHPDEVAEEEETAVDVDESDVEV, encoded by the coding sequence ATGAGCGAACGTTCAGTATCACGACAGCAGCAGACGAAGCGGTGGTACACCGTCTTCGCGCCCGAGTCATTCGACCGGGCCGAACTCGGTGAGACCCCCGCGGACGAACCGAACGCGGTGCTCGATCGCACCATCGAAACGACTCTCGGCGAACTGACCGACGACGCCGGCGCGAACAACATCAAGCTCACCTTCCGCATCACCGACGTCGGGAGCGACGCGGCCTACACCGAGTTCGAAAAGCATGAACTCACGCGCGATTACCTCGGCAGTCTGGTGCGTCGCGGGGCCTCGAAGGTCGCCGCCTATCTGACTGTGCGGACGAGCGACGACTACCGGGTCCGCATTCAACCGGTGGCCTTCACCACGAAGAACGCCGACGACAGCCAGGAGAAGGCGATCCGCAAGCGGATGACCGAACTCGTCCGCGAGGCCGCGAGCGAGCGCACCTTCGAGGAACTCACCGACAGCGTGACCCAGGGACGGCTGTCGAGTGCCATCTACGGCGAGGCACGGACCATCTACCCGCTGCGCCGCGTCGAGATCGGCAAACTCGCACTCGATGCCCACCCCGACGAGGTCGCCGAAGAGGAAGAGACCGCCGTCGACGTCGACGAGAGCGACGTCGAGGTCTGA
- a CDS encoding plastocyanin/azurin family copper-binding protein produces the protein MNRRAFLTATTGVAVGLAGCLGSSREQPDYDIGMSSSAFLPKEDFEPRVGEPVVWRNTGSRSHTVTAYQSRIPDAATYFASGGFEGEGAAREAWTSGTDGAIESGETFEHTFEVPGTYNYFCIPHEPTGMVGKFTVTE, from the coding sequence ATGAACCGTCGTGCGTTTCTTACCGCCACGACCGGAGTCGCCGTCGGTCTCGCCGGCTGTCTCGGCTCCTCGCGCGAACAGCCCGACTACGACATCGGGATGAGTTCGAGCGCCTTCCTCCCGAAGGAGGACTTCGAGCCGCGCGTCGGGGAGCCGGTCGTCTGGCGCAACACCGGTTCGCGCAGCCACACCGTGACCGCCTACCAGTCGCGGATTCCCGACGCGGCGACGTACTTCGCCTCCGGCGGCTTCGAGGGTGAAGGAGCCGCCCGCGAGGCGTGGACCTCGGGGACAGACGGTGCCATCGAGAGCGGCGAGACGTTCGAGCACACGTTCGAGGTCCCCGGGACGTACAACTACTTCTGCATCCCACACGAGCCGACCGGAATGGTCGGAAAATTCACCGTTACCGAGTAG
- a CDS encoding protein sorting system archaetidylserine synthase (This PssA-like phosphatidyltransferase, along with a PssD-like decarboxylase, is required in Haloarchaea for the archaeosortase ArtA to replace the PGF-CTERM sorting signal with a C-terminal lipid anchor.), with protein sequence MATRPRFVAALSLADGVTAANAALGFLAAALAPISPALAARFVLLAAVADGLDGVLAGRVGATPVGEFLDSLADVASFCVAPALLVFSVVRLEWGVAPSSLVGALALAVAALFVVSGVVRLGLYTAYDVERGHTEGVQTTLAATVLAAGLLAGIETPTLLLGATAVFAGLMVAPVTYPDLRVRDALVMGVVQAGAIVVPDVLFGVFPRLLLACALAYLLFAPWSYPAGDEGKRT encoded by the coding sequence ATGGCTACTCGGCCGCGATTCGTCGCCGCGCTCAGTCTCGCCGACGGCGTCACGGCGGCCAACGCCGCCCTCGGCTTTCTGGCGGCGGCGCTCGCGCCGATTTCGCCCGCGCTGGCCGCCCGGTTCGTCCTGCTGGCGGCGGTCGCCGACGGACTCGACGGTGTGCTCGCCGGGCGGGTGGGGGCCACGCCGGTCGGCGAGTTCCTCGACTCGCTGGCCGACGTCGCCTCGTTCTGTGTCGCGCCCGCGTTGCTCGTCTTCTCGGTGGTGCGCCTCGAATGGGGCGTCGCGCCGTCGAGCCTCGTGGGGGCGCTGGCGCTCGCCGTCGCCGCGCTGTTTGTCGTCAGCGGTGTGGTTCGACTGGGGCTCTATACAGCCTACGACGTCGAGCGCGGCCACACCGAAGGCGTCCAGACGACGCTCGCGGCGACGGTGCTCGCGGCTGGCTTGCTCGCCGGCATCGAGACACCAACCCTGCTCCTCGGTGCGACCGCGGTCTTTGCGGGGTTGATGGTCGCGCCGGTCACGTATCCCGACCTTCGGGTGCGCGATGCGCTCGTGATGGGTGTCGTGCAGGCCGGTGCAATCGTCGTTCCCGACGTCCTCTTCGGCGTGTTTCCACGCCTCCTGCTCGCCTGTGCGCTCGCATATCTTCTGTTCGCGCCGTGGTCGTATCCGGCGGGCGACGAAGGGAAACGCACTTAG
- a CDS encoding HEAT repeat domain-containing protein: MEARTPEALDERLDEVETGIEEADTEADLDVVENDLDGVEEDIEAADLPEPDEDEEDAEDPGEELESRVTELREAIEDQRGPYAEDAVEAIEGAQSTLTETRWTEQGEREIADVVDSFLDSAGETLDEEFTAANDEPEHLAAALGEVNETIENRDLDPDDDAETVAALVEAADELTAGLDDAEEWDDLTVREKLTVEGFYDVLTPETRKDFPPEWNAIKIYEKRGDPEPILRGLDMFGSDFMEEHCIESLKRMGAPEAYDVMEERAQKRNKPPIEVLGKIGDDRALDTLHEYIEGESDPALQKVTIKAIGEIGSTDSTQPIADRLVAENETVRSNAARALGLIGDTRAISPLSDVLSDDDSNSVRASAAWALNQIGTEKALDAAREHANDRSFLVQSEAEKADRAMAEDGDAAETTV, translated from the coding sequence CTGGAGGCGCGAACGCCCGAAGCGCTCGACGAGCGCCTCGACGAGGTCGAAACGGGTATCGAGGAAGCCGACACCGAAGCCGACCTCGATGTGGTGGAGAACGATCTCGACGGCGTCGAGGAGGACATCGAGGCGGCCGACCTCCCCGAACCCGACGAGGACGAGGAGGACGCCGAGGATCCGGGCGAGGAACTCGAATCCAGAGTGACGGAACTGCGCGAGGCAATCGAGGACCAGCGCGGTCCGTACGCCGAGGACGCCGTCGAGGCAATCGAGGGCGCACAGTCGACGCTCACCGAGACGCGCTGGACCGAACAGGGTGAGCGTGAGATTGCTGACGTGGTGGATTCGTTCCTCGACAGCGCCGGCGAGACGCTCGACGAGGAGTTCACGGCCGCCAACGACGAGCCGGAGCATCTCGCGGCGGCGCTCGGCGAGGTAAACGAGACCATCGAAAATCGGGACCTCGACCCGGACGACGACGCCGAGACCGTCGCGGCGCTGGTCGAGGCGGCCGACGAACTCACCGCGGGTCTCGACGACGCCGAGGAATGGGACGATCTCACCGTACGGGAGAAACTCACCGTCGAGGGTTTCTACGACGTGCTCACGCCCGAGACCCGCAAGGACTTCCCGCCGGAGTGGAACGCCATCAAGATCTACGAGAAGCGGGGCGATCCCGAACCCATCCTGCGCGGGCTCGACATGTTCGGCTCGGATTTCATGGAGGAACACTGCATCGAGTCACTCAAACGGATGGGCGCGCCAGAAGCCTACGACGTGATGGAAGAGCGCGCCCAGAAGCGCAACAAACCGCCGATCGAGGTGCTCGGAAAGATCGGCGACGACCGCGCGCTCGACACCCTCCACGAGTACATCGAGGGCGAGAGCGACCCCGCGCTCCAGAAAGTCACCATCAAGGCCATCGGCGAGATCGGCTCGACGGACTCGACCCAACCGATCGCCGACCGGCTGGTAGCCGAGAACGAGACCGTCCGCTCGAACGCGGCGCGCGCACTCGGTCTCATCGGTGACACACGCGCCATCTCGCCGCTCTCCGATGTGCTCTCCGACGACGACTCGAACTCGGTGCGCGCGAGCGCCGCGTGGGCACTCAACCAGATCGGAACGGAGAAAGCGCTCGACGCCGCCCGCGAGCACGCAAACGACCGCTCGTTCCTCGTCCAGAGCGAGGCCGAGAAGGCCGACCGCGCGATGGCCGAGGACGGCGACGCCGCCGAGACGACCGTCTGA
- a CDS encoding phospholipase D-like domain-containing protein, whose translation MSVRAVAFVVVLVVASLSGAAMAADDESVEAQPDGPHIEAVYPNPLADDDAGEYVLLDVPRETNLTGWTLGDGETTITLPNTTVEGQVVLTDDPNATNLSGPAQVLNGSVSLANGGEELVLADGGEVVDETVYEDAPDAEVWNRTANGWAWQHRGATDFRAVRSDATSARAFVLPDAPGMPIDVLDSAQERILLSGYSFASERAARALQRAAERGVEVRVLVDDAPVGGISDRQGELLDDLARAGIPVEVIGGDWARYDFHHPKYAVVDDRALVMTENWKPSGIGGKSSRGWGAVVEGEVADRLAEIFRADADWRDTASWSTFRANRTFEEDEVANESYPTTFESQNVSIESAQLLAAPDNAEGALVERLDGADDSIDVVQASIGSQRQPFLRAAVRAAERGVEVRILLGGAWYSEEDNGELAEWLNEKSSDENLSLEAKVAASGSRFEKIHAKGVIIDGEEVVVGSMNWNNNSARENREIALVLDGEEAGTYYSRVFDADWTDEESERGLDTGIETPLPVGVIAAVVGVTVLAAVVARRIEFE comes from the coding sequence GTGTCCGTTCGTGCCGTCGCGTTCGTGGTCGTTCTCGTCGTCGCGTCGCTGAGCGGGGCGGCGATGGCGGCGGACGACGAATCGGTCGAAGCACAACCGGACGGACCGCACATCGAGGCGGTCTATCCGAACCCACTCGCCGACGACGATGCGGGCGAATACGTTCTGCTCGACGTTCCCCGAGAGACGAATCTCACGGGCTGGACGCTCGGCGACGGCGAGACGACGATCACGCTTCCGAACACGACCGTCGAGGGGCAGGTGGTGCTGACGGACGACCCGAACGCCACCAACCTCTCCGGGCCAGCACAGGTACTGAACGGGTCGGTGAGCCTCGCCAACGGCGGTGAAGAACTCGTCCTCGCCGACGGCGGGGAGGTCGTCGACGAGACGGTCTACGAGGACGCACCGGATGCCGAGGTATGGAATCGGACCGCCAACGGCTGGGCGTGGCAACACCGCGGGGCGACCGACTTTCGGGCGGTGCGGTCGGACGCGACGAGCGCGCGGGCGTTCGTGCTGCCCGATGCGCCCGGAATGCCCATCGACGTACTCGACTCAGCACAAGAGCGCATCCTGCTTTCGGGCTATTCCTTTGCCTCCGAGCGCGCTGCGCGTGCGCTGCAACGAGCCGCCGAGCGCGGCGTCGAGGTGCGAGTGCTGGTCGACGACGCACCCGTGGGTGGCATCAGCGATCGACAGGGTGAACTGCTCGACGACCTCGCGCGGGCCGGTATCCCAGTTGAGGTCATCGGCGGCGACTGGGCACGATACGATTTTCATCATCCGAAGTACGCGGTCGTCGACGACCGCGCGCTCGTCATGACCGAGAACTGGAAGCCATCGGGAATCGGCGGGAAGTCGAGCCGTGGCTGGGGTGCGGTCGTCGAGGGTGAAGTTGCCGACAGGCTCGCCGAAATCTTCCGTGCGGACGCCGACTGGCGCGACACCGCCTCGTGGAGTACGTTCCGCGCGAACCGCACGTTCGAGGAGGACGAAGTGGCGAACGAGAGCTATCCGACGACCTTCGAGTCGCAGAACGTGAGCATCGAGAGTGCACAGTTGCTCGCCGCGCCCGACAACGCGGAGGGCGCGCTCGTCGAGCGCCTCGACGGTGCCGACGATTCGATCGACGTCGTGCAGGCGTCCATCGGGAGCCAACGGCAGCCGTTTCTCCGAGCAGCGGTTCGTGCGGCAGAACGCGGCGTCGAGGTGCGTATCCTGCTCGGCGGTGCGTGGTATTCGGAGGAAGACAATGGCGAACTCGCCGAGTGGCTGAACGAAAAGAGCAGTGATGAGAACCTCTCGCTCGAAGCCAAAGTCGCCGCGTCGGGATCGCGCTTCGAGAAGATCCACGCCAAGGGTGTCATCATCGACGGCGAGGAGGTGGTCGTGGGGAGCATGAACTGGAACAATAATTCCGCCCGCGAGAACCGTGAAATAGCCCTCGTGCTCGACGGCGAGGAAGCAGGGACCTACTACAGCCGAGTGTTCGACGCCGACTGGACGGACGAGGAGAGCGAGCGCGGTCTCGACACCGGTATCGAAACGCCGCTACCCGTCGGGGTGATCGCGGCGGTCGTGGGTGTGACGGTGCTCGCGGCTGTCGTCGCGCGCCGTATCGAGTTCGAGTGA
- a CDS encoding DHH family phosphoesterase, which yields MSTPSHSEPVGDASVHDLAPDCTVEDVEEGAYYRATVNGVVEYGIFVDLSESVSGLVHESNLDGTYAVGDELTVRLVEIRMNGDLGFESVSVEDPETTHVEHDPETTHVEHDPEITAADELGSQEGETVTVEGELVQIKQTGGPTVFTVRDAGGIVPCAAFESAGVRAYPDFDLGDMVRVTGTVERREGALQIEVDALDALDDTAELRERLDSALERQAEPHDVEPLIDWPALDKLHEDLEAVATRLRRAVLENRPIRIRHHADGDGMCASIPVTLALSRFVAEVHGDPSAARHLLKRLPSKAPYYEMEDVTRDLNFALGDRDRHGQRLPLVAMLDNGSTEEDVPAYEALAQYDIPIVAVDHHHPDPDAVDGLLTEHVNPYLHDEDYRVTTGMLCVELARMIHPEITDELTHVPAVAGLTDRSEADAMTDYLALAREAGYDESDLQAIGDALDYSAHWLRYSAGESLLTDVLGVDGADDARHTELVEFLSERAERDTEKQLDAVMPHVESASLANGADLYRIDVERHAHRFTYPAPGKTTGAIHDRKVAESDSPVITVGYGPDFAVLRSDGVRLDIPRMVEELEAETDGGVSGGGHLVVGSIKFVKGMRETVLDALEAKMGDAEIDEELGSASVAGFED from the coding sequence ATGTCCACTCCATCTCATTCCGAACCAGTCGGCGACGCTTCCGTTCACGACCTCGCCCCCGATTGCACCGTCGAGGACGTCGAAGAGGGCGCGTACTATCGCGCGACGGTCAACGGCGTCGTCGAGTACGGGATCTTCGTCGATCTCTCCGAATCGGTCTCGGGCCTCGTCCACGAGTCGAATCTCGACGGAACCTACGCCGTCGGCGACGAGCTGACCGTGCGACTCGTCGAAATCAGGATGAACGGCGATCTCGGCTTCGAGTCGGTTTCCGTCGAGGACCCCGAGACGACCCATGTCGAACACGACCCCGAGACGACCCATGTCGAACACGACCCCGAGATCACGGCCGCCGACGAACTCGGGAGCCAGGAGGGAGAGACGGTCACCGTCGAGGGCGAACTCGTGCAGATCAAACAGACCGGCGGCCCCACCGTGTTCACGGTGCGCGACGCCGGCGGCATCGTCCCGTGTGCGGCGTTCGAATCGGCCGGCGTCCGCGCCTATCCGGACTTCGACCTCGGCGACATGGTCAGAGTCACGGGGACGGTTGAGCGGCGCGAGGGAGCGCTCCAGATCGAGGTCGACGCGCTCGACGCGCTCGACGACACGGCGGAACTCCGCGAGCGCCTCGACAGCGCGCTCGAACGGCAGGCAGAACCGCACGACGTCGAACCGCTCATCGACTGGCCGGCCCTCGACAAACTTCACGAGGACCTCGAAGCCGTGGCGACGCGCCTGCGCCGTGCCGTGTTGGAGAATCGACCGATTCGCATCCGCCACCACGCCGACGGCGACGGGATGTGTGCATCCATCCCCGTGACGCTCGCGCTCTCGCGCTTCGTCGCCGAGGTTCACGGCGATCCGTCGGCGGCACGCCACCTGCTCAAGCGCCTGCCGAGCAAGGCCCCCTACTACGAGATGGAGGACGTCACGCGGGACCTCAACTTCGCGCTCGGCGACCGCGACCGCCACGGCCAGCGACTCCCGCTCGTGGCGATGCTCGACAACGGCTCTACCGAGGAGGACGTGCCGGCCTACGAGGCGCTGGCTCAGTACGATATCCCCATCGTGGCCGTCGATCACCACCATCCCGACCCCGACGCGGTCGACGGGCTGCTCACAGAACACGTCAACCCCTACCTCCACGACGAGGACTACCGGGTGACGACCGGAATGTTGTGTGTGGAACTCGCCCGAATGATCCACCCCGAAATCACCGACGAACTCACTCACGTCCCGGCGGTCGCGGGTCTCACCGACCGCTCGGAAGCCGACGCGATGACCGACTACCTCGCCCTCGCCCGCGAAGCGGGCTACGACGAGAGCGATCTCCAGGCGATCGGCGACGCGCTCGATTACTCGGCGCACTGGCTACGCTACAGCGCCGGCGAGTCGCTGCTCACGGACGTACTCGGCGTCGACGGCGCTGACGACGCCCGTCACACCGAACTCGTCGAATTCCTCTCCGAACGAGCCGAACGCGACACCGAAAAACAACTCGACGCCGTGATGCCTCACGTCGAGAGTGCGAGCCTCGCAAACGGCGCGGACCTCTACCGGATCGACGTCGAGCGCCACGCCCATCGCTTTACCTACCCTGCACCGGGCAAGACGACGGGCGCGATTCACGACCGCAAGGTGGCCGAGAGCGACAGTCCCGTCATCACCGTCGGCTACGGGCCCGATTTCGCCGTGCTCCGCTCCGACGGCGTGCGCCTCGACATCCCGCGGATGGTCGAGGAACTCGAAGCCGAGACCGACGGCGGCGTCAGCGGCGGCGGCCACCTCGTGGTCGGCTCGATCAAGTTCGTCAAGGGCATGCGCGAGACGGTCCTCGACGCGCTCGAAGCGAAGATGGGCGACGCCGAAATCGACGAGGAACTCGGCAGCGCAAGCGTGGCTGGCTTCGAGGACTGA
- a CDS encoding Mov34/MPN/PAD-1 family protein: protein MGLFRSRELLGIAADTLEFARSAAAETHPNEYMGLLRGQPAGELGLDESGTVITDVLVIPGTESNPVSATVKTSLVPNDMRAAGSIHSHPNGVLRPSATDRATFGKGEAHIILGAPYGPDDWRAFDREGEERDLPVLDVSLPDAEEFFDFTQADIDEELR from the coding sequence ATGGGGCTGTTCCGGTCGCGTGAGTTGCTCGGCATCGCCGCCGACACTCTGGAGTTCGCTCGCTCGGCGGCCGCCGAGACCCACCCGAACGAGTACATGGGTCTCCTGCGAGGTCAACCGGCCGGCGAACTCGGACTCGACGAATCGGGTACTGTGATTACCGACGTGCTCGTCATCCCCGGAACCGAATCGAATCCCGTCAGTGCCACGGTGAAGACGAGTCTCGTGCCCAACGATATGCGCGCCGCCGGATCGATTCACTCCCACCCGAACGGCGTTCTCAGGCCGAGTGCCACCGATCGCGCGACCTTCGGCAAAGGTGAGGCACACATCATTCTCGGCGCACCCTACGGTCCCGACGACTGGCGCGCGTTCGACCGCGAAGGCGAGGAGCGCGACCTCCCGGTGCTCGACGTCTCGCTGCCCGACGCCGAGGAATTCTTCGATTTCACACAGGCCGACATCGACGAGGAACTCCGATGA
- a CDS encoding adenylyltransferase/cytidyltransferase family protein encodes MNDSSTVIAQGTFDILHPGHLHYLREAAAMGDVLHVIIARRENVTHKERPVLPDRQRRDMVAALDPVDSALLGDKEDIFVPIERIDPDVIVLGHDQHHDEAGIESALAERGIDCAVKRASGREPDFDGEVLSTGTIIDRICEQRC; translated from the coding sequence ATGAACGATTCAAGCACCGTCATCGCACAGGGCACCTTCGACATCCTTCACCCAGGTCATCTCCACTACCTCCGCGAGGCGGCGGCGATGGGCGACGTCCTCCACGTGATCATCGCCCGCCGCGAGAACGTCACCCACAAAGAACGACCGGTGCTTCCCGACCGCCAGCGCCGGGACATGGTCGCCGCGCTCGACCCCGTCGACAGCGCGCTGCTTGGCGACAAAGAGGACATCTTCGTGCCCATCGAGCGCATCGACCCCGACGTCATCGTGCTCGGCCACGACCAACACCACGACGAGGCGGGCATCGAGAGCGCGCTCGCCGAACGCGGCATCGACTGTGCGGTGAAACGCGCCTCGGGCCGCGAACCGGACTTCGACGGCGAGGTGCTCTCGACGGGGACGATCATCGACCGCATCTGCGAGCAGCGGTGCTGA